CTGCTGCTAAGAATCTGTCGTCGGTCAAGTCTCTAACGTTTGTGTGAATGTAATTGCACGGCATGGCGACAACAAGGTCCAAATTTATCACCAGATCTTTGCGTACCAATTCGTCAACTGTAAATTGGTGATCTATGGCACCATCGATATATCCTCCGACCTCTACCCAGATGAGAAACAAAAGGAACAGATAGGTGATAATGGTGGAGTACGATCCTCTCGTAGACCGCACCTGCTGAGATGGTGCTATTTTTGCTGCTGAGTCAGTAACAACCACTGGTTTCACTTACGGAAAGCATCAAATGTGCGGATAAACCCTGTCGATCTATCCATCGTGTCAactgtgaaaaaaaaaaaaattagttTGATTTCTTTATGCTAGAtgtggaggaggagtttgaaAGTCTTAAAGCAATTTATCCAGAAATCGAGCTGGACTTTTCAGCGAAATCAGGGCGCCTCGTGATCCCAGTTGTATTAGAtaaggagctggagatccGTTTGGAAAATAGCGATCAGGCGCAGCTGATCGCTAATCTTAGCCCCATAGAGCTCTGTTTCACGCTTCAAGACAAGTATCCGGAGGAAGAGCCTCCACATTTGGAGCTCCGTGGTGCTCATTGGATAGTTCCTAGTAACAAGGATTCAATAGTGGCCTCCTTGATAGGCCTATGGCAGGATTATCGCGAGATTGTGCTTTTTTCTATTATTGATTACATAAAAGAGCGAAGCCGTGATGCCTTTGGAGTGATTGACTTATCGCAGCCCTTGGTGCTTGAAAAGCAGCAATACGAACAATACGTGGAGGCAGATTCACAGGCAAAACAAGACCAATTTAACTTGTCCACGTTTATGTGCGAGATATGTCAGACCGACAAGAAGGGTCTTGCGGTACAAAGATTTGAATCGTGTGGCCATATTTATTGCAACGAGTGCTTGAGAGATTATTTTACCTCCAATATACTTCGTGGAGAGCTCGACAATATCCATTGTCCCTCTTTTGATTGCACCAAAGCCTATGTGGAGACCAACGATCGATTGTCTCGAGGCGTAGTGAATCAAGATTTGAAGCAATTCGAAAAAGAATTCTTCCAGGTCCCGCTGACAAAAGACTTTCTCAACAGAGTAGTCGACCCAGAACTGACAGAGAGGTATTGGAAGCTCAACACAACATAcaaattcgaaaaatatAGACGATTGTTCCCTTTCAGAGTAGCACAGTGTCCTCGTAGGCATTGTGctaaatattttcttcGCAAAGACGAAAACAATTTACTCTCGATCTGTCCCGATTGCAAAATGGCATTTTGCTTTGGGTGTCTGCATTCGTGGCATGGCGATCTCAATAGTTGCAGAAACTATCTTGGCGAAAAGATCCCATTGGAAGATATTCAGCTCTGGCTCGAGCATGAACCAGATTCCCAGGCGCGCAATAATCTGGCTTTCAAGTATGGCAGAAAAGCGATTGTTCTTGCCGTCGAGGAGCATCTTTCGGATATGATGTTTGAAGACCTGATTGAGTCAGGAGAGGCAGGGATTATCCGCTGTCCATCCTGCTCTCTACTTATTCAACGTTCTGATGGTTGCAACAAGATGACATGCTCCCGGTGCCGAACCTACTTCTGCAACTTGTGTGGTGAGACATTATCAAGGACAGATCCTTATTCTCATTACAATAACCCTATGAACGAGTGTTTCAGACGGCTTTTCGACGGACTGGTTCAGGAATCATAGTTGAGCCCCTATCGCTTTTTTGGTGGCCTGCTGTATCTGACAACCTCACGCACAAGACGGCAACGACGATACTCGCCGGACTTGTCATATGCCCACTCTCCGTCAATCTCCATCTCATCCAAGACACCGTTTTCGAGGCACCAGGATCCCGGATCGGCGTCCACTGTCCAATTCTTTTCCGtgaatttccagcttgagctggGAGCTTGCACCAGTGAGAGATTGGTAGTCCCCTTGGGTCTTTTTTCTGTATTCTAAGGGTATCAGACTCATTGAAAATCGATGATGAATACATGTAAAGTTCGTAGACAGAAGGCTTGATGAGGTCCTGTTTTTCTATCTGGTAAATTTGGATGGTCCTGTACTGAGGAGGATCATCCACTATCAACTCACCTAGCCTAGACGCTCTGCGTTTGACTTCAGTTCTGTGTTTCGGTGGGAGCTTGTGTTTCGTCGCTGGcttgagctgtttgaggatATGTTGACGGTTAGGATGTTTCAACAGAATCAGAACCCACACCGTGATAATGAATATTGCTCGCCATGGAATATAGGGCCCAAGAACTATTGTGATGAGAATCAGTGCGATCAGATTGAAGAAATGCTTGGTACTTCGtttctcgtccttgaaaCTGTAATTCTCGTAGATGCTATCTTGCATACGAGTCATCATCTTGATTATATCGGAAGTGAGGTTCTGTAAATCTCTCATGTTGATCAGTAGTTTCACTTTATCCACCACCCCCGTTCGCCCTTTCTCAGTGgtttcctcgtcttcctcaagAACAGCCTTGAACACCAAATTGCTTTTAGAATCTGCTGTGAATACCTCGTAAAATAGACTGGAGCTTCCCTCGTCTTCGGAATCTGTTGATGTTCTGGAGCTTATTGTGGAcaattccagctcctggCTCAGTATGCGTTCGAGTGTCCTACTTCTCTCGAGCAAAATGCGCTGCCTGTCCAACTCCCAGGCATTTTCCGTTCGCAAAAACCCAAATATTGAGCTATCGCCGCGCGCACGAGTAGGAATGATATCTGGCTTCGCTAAAGGATGCCTATAGAGATAGTTTGGAATGAGAACCCCAGTCAGAACGTAGAAAACTGGATAAACGAGAAACAGGTAGGGCATTAGACATCCCCAGGTATAGAGAATCAGAAATGTCAGTGTCAAAGAGGGCTTATCCCAGGATATGACGTGAATTATAGAGTATTGAAGACTGAACACAAGATccattttcgagctcaacgTCTTGAAATTTCTGCTGATCCTCTTTATAGAGAGCCCTGGCTGTTCTACCCTATGCCGGTCCTCCAATCGCTTTCTCAATTCATCCATCGATTCATCGGAACGTCGCGGGATTGCATCTAACAGCTTGTTGGTTAGTTTGTCCATGAAATGCACTTTGTCGTGAGATTCCTGTTCTGATAAATCTCTGAGTTCATCGAAGTCTGCTTTTGTTAACCGATCAGCACCAACTGAGGAAACGGTCGAGATCACAGCTGCCAgagctgctcttttgcgCCCTTCTTCAAGGCCCTTTCCACCTCTTTTGCTAAGCAGATAGTCATTGGAACGATTTTGTATCTCATTAATGGCATTGAGAGCTAGCTTCCGTGGAATAGACAGCCCCTTCCCGGAACTTGAGGACGAAGGAGGAGAATTGCTCATCTTGTCTGATAATTTATTTCTACAATCGATTTCTGGGGACTCCTGGTGCATGGAAGTCTATTTATTCTTACTGATAAAAAAATGGCATGGAAAGAAGCTTATCGCAGTCAAGTCTCCGGTGGTGTGACCATGTGAGGCAGCCAGCGAGCATCTCAACAAAGTGCTCAAAACCAGTTCCGGGCTCGGTACGATAGCGAGCAAGATGCCGAGACAGGCTGAAAGAAGATGGCTTAAACTTGCAACCATGTTTCTTCGAATGCAGATATGATGAATTCAATGATCCGTCATCGTTGAACGCTCTCCATAGCAGTGTGCGGAAATTGAGAGAGTTTGAAGACGGTCTGTTTAGGTTGACGATGGGCCCCTCCTTTAGTAATTGTGTACGAAGTTCAAGAATGTAACTCCTAGGAGGGGGACCAAAGTACGAGATAAAGAAGTCGAGAAGCTCGTATTCGTCTTTGGCACAGAATATCGGGGTCCCCGTATAAAGTTCAGCCATGATTGCTCCAAAAGACCATATGTCGATCTTGTGGTTATATCTGGCTCCGATACACACTTCGGGTGCTCTGTAGAATCTCGACTGCAAGTAGGAGAATGTGGGGCGGCCATGCTCGCAAGAAGACCCGAAGTCTATTACTTTGACGTGGAATCCAAATTGATGATTGTAAGCTAGCATCAGGTTCTCTGGCTTCATGTCACAATGAATGAGGTTTTGCCTATGGATGAATCGCAGCCCGTGTAAGGTGTTCCTTCCGaactttctcaacaacTCCATGCCCAAACCTCTGAACCCTGAGATTTCAATGAGCTCATAGAGGTTGATAAGAAGCAGTTCTGTGACAATGCAAATATGCGATCTAAAATGAAAATGCTCAAAATATTGGACTACGTGGGGAGAGCATCCGCTGAGGCTTTTCAAGCACTTGATCTCACTCATAGCCTGTACAGACCAGTCCATTTCATTTTTCACTATCTTGATGGCCACGAGCTGCTGTGTCTTGTGGTCCTTGGCACATATGACAGACCCAAAGGATCCCTTGCCAAGTTTGGCCAAAATTTCGTACCGGTAATTTATATGGTCACCAGCGGCACATCTGTAGTCCTTATTCTTGTCGTCAAAACCAAAATTGCAGCTATAGTTTTGACTGTCAACTCGGGCTTTGACGCTTCTGTCTCCCGTGAAATATATTTCTCTCTTCCTTAGTATTTCACCTCGTTCATACACAGTCAGCTGCTGGTACATGCTAGGATCGGCAGTCGCCAAATTTTGAGGACTATGTGGTGGCCTCTCATGGCGACCTTGGAGGGCATAATGCAAAAATTGGCGGAATTGATTGGCAatttttgagctggtcTCCATGAGCTTATACAGCTCCTCTTCCGAGGAGATAGGTTTGCGTCGCAGCCGATTAGAAGGAATGGATGAAATTCGATGGGCAGGAGGAATGCTAGGACGATTTGTCCCTGGCTTTCTATCTGGCTTTCTATCTGGCTTTTTCAGGATTTGGAGATCAGCAACACTTGACGACGACACCATTCCTCGAGCTGGAGGCTGTTTCAGGCTCTGTCTTCTTTGCAGCGGAACGTTCTCCTTTTCGTGTCTCGACCGGTTCAACGAGGACATTGTAGGATTCAGGTAGGATGGAGCAGATGTAGTGTGCAAGCTGAGATGGTGCATAGATTTTGAGGTCGGAAGGGCAGATGGAGGGTTCGCGAATGGTTTTCTATGTGTATGTTTGGAGTCGCTGTAGTACCTTTTGGCGACAGGTAGCCTTGAGTTATCTGCATGCGGAGGATCTAACAGTTTGAGAGACTTTGTTGAGGGCGAGCGCGTGGGGATTTTCGAGCTGAATTGCGGATCTAGAGGCACGTTTAATGATAATCGTTTAGATATGCCAGACAGCTGTGTTTGATCATGCAGGGCACTCCGTTCCGCCTTCGTGCCAGACTTTGATCCAGCATTGTGTATTTGAAATCCGTTTAGATCGTTGGCCAGTGATGTCAATTGCGAATCTCCTCGGAAAGGCATTGAAACGGATCCAAGAATGAGATactatattttttttgccgATCTGTAAATAAACAGATATTGTAcataaaaaataatttatttggATGGAGCAGATAGATTTGACTATTCCCGAAAACTACACCACACAGACGCTCTTGCTGATATGTCAAACGCTGTTTGATTGTTTGCATTCGTCCTCAGGTAAGAATTTCGACCTGGGCACTATACTACAAAGAACGAAGGAAAATCCGCTAATGAAAGATAGTCCGCACTGGACGCCGTCTGaaaaccagctgctggctCTTTACAACAATCTcatgctggaaaatgggCTCATCGACTCTTCGGACAAGGATTTGGAGTTTTACAGAATGAACGAGCCGCTGGTAGTAGAAATCTGCGAACGACTATACAACGCTCGCGTGTCCGAATTGCGAACAGAGATAGAGGAGAATAAAGAGAGGTTTGGCCAACTTCTACAAATTGTGAAAGGAACGAGCTAACGAGCGGCTGATCAACTTGTTCCACAAATCTATGCTACATTTGTACACTAGACATCTCATTCGCTATACCTACACTGAGCATCACATGTCCAAAACGCGCGTACCCCAGCTTCTGTAATCTGAGACTTGTTCCCTAGTCATTTATATACACACAATAATGAGAAACCCTTATTTACACGATCGGAATCATTTTTCTATTTTAGCGTTTGCTTGTTGTTCTGCCGCCTCCCTCAGTatcttctcttttttgatatCAAAGGGACGCTTCTCCTTGAAATACTTGACCCACGAGGCCACGCAgtctttctggaactgggCATCCTCTTTAGAGCAGTTTTTGCTGATTTTATCTTGCACATTCTTGTCCAGCGGATTCACAACGTCGATTCTGTCCAAACATTTGAAATAAATGTCCCTGCTTTCCCAGCACTTCTCTCGCTTCGAGCGGTTTGGAGCCTCAGGTGACTTCTCTTTGCTAAACAACCCCATACTGTCTGTAGAAATATAAAAATCGCTAATATACTATCTTCGTTCTTATACACATTTTTGTGCCGCGCACGTAATTAGTCTTTCTTCAGTGTACGCTGCTTTTCAGCGTTCTGAATCACCTTTTCGTCAACAAATAAGCCCTTCTTGCGACGAACCTCATTCATGTACCGTCTTGCAATATTCTCACGCTCCGCATACTCACCGAGCTCCTCCAGTTCTTCCTCCGTAGTCGGTATCCAAAACGGATCCTCGTCGATGATTTGGAAGCCAGTGAAGACCAGTTGCGGAGAGGCTGCTCCAGACGTTTTCTTGCGGATGTCCTCGCTGAATCCAAATGCCTCAATCACCGGAATACGAGCACTCACTGTAAAGAACGGAGTGCCTTCTTTCATTTCCTCACTAATGATAGTTCCGCGACGACGCTGGATCACAGCGTACACCTTACCCAGCACATCTGCAGAAGCCTGGATATCACAGGAGTACATTGCCAGCATCAATCTCGGCGACCAGTCCAAAAAGCCCTTATGCACAGCGTCTTTGGTGGCACCGAGCAAACGGCCAGCCACGTTATTCACAGGAACAGGCTCGTCAAGCTCCTGAATGCTCTTGACAAAAAGAGCAACGCCCTGAGTAGGCTCTGCTGTCAATGGGCCCTCAAAGCATGCAATCTGGAATCCATTCAAGAGACTGTCCTCATACTCGAACTTGTCTGATCTGGAGTCGGTACCAAGCAAACGGCGAAGTCGGTTGTCTGGCGTATCAAACAGGATGTTAGGGCCCACTTGCTTTGGGGCAAACGAAACAACGCGCAGATGGCTATCTGTCCAGTCGATATTGTCTTTCATCTTGGATTTGTTACCGAATTCCAGTGCCTCCTTCAGTCTCTCAGAAAACTCTTTTTTGCTGAGCACGCTACCAACAAtggcctcttcttcatcttctccTCTGATATGCCGACGCACAAGCTTTGCAATGGAAGCCTTattttccagcaaaaaACTGGTAGCTTTCTCCGGAAGCGGCCTCGTCTCAAGCAGAATACGGTACTTGTCCAACTTGATCTCCACGACACCCCTGCCCAGTTCGCTCTTCGGCGGGTTCATGTCCACATTAGCCAGTATTGTCTCTCTGAACGGAATCACAGGTTTGGAAGACGTAATTTCTATACCAGCAAACCGCTCACGGAGATCCTTTAAACATCTCTCAAGGTGCAACTCACCAGCCGTTGCCAAAATATGCTCCCCAGTGTCCTCCAAATAAGTCTGCACGCAAGGATCGGCCTGGTTCAGAAGCTCCAATCCGCGCGCTAAACGATCCATGTGGATCGGATTGACAGGCTCCACTGCAACCTTAACAATTGGCGGGTTGTTCAGATTGATACCTGCCAGATTCACACCAATCACACCAGGGGAAATGAGAGTGCCGCTTTTGAGCACCTTGCCTTCCAAACCACCAATACCAACGATACTTCCTGCTGGAGCTTCTTCCAACGAGATGAGCTCCCGACCCATCAGCAGGTACAGATGAGTAATGGTCACGTGGCTGGTGTGCTCCTCTGGGTTGAGTGGGTCGAATTTAGGCTCCAACACAGTCAGCTCTTGTCCAACAGAGAGAGTACCGCTGTAAATTCTGGCAAATCCGATAACAACCTCTTTTTTCACCTCCATTTcctcttctccttcttcctcctgctcgaaCTCCCATTCCACCTCTCCTGAATCCTTGACCACACCAAAGTCATCATTCTCGGAAGatttttcgagctttttggcctCCTCTGCGGCTTTCAGAGCGGCCAGACGGGCTTTGCGGCCGCgctcgagcagctcttcttcaccaatcgcctgtttctggttctgTGGCAGCTCATCTTCGGGAATAGATATCATCTTCGAGACATAGCAGCTGACAAGACCCTTGCTGTTGCATTCAATCATATCTTTTCTCAATCTCGCGTCGATCATGTCCGAGCTAGGAGTAGGGTCAAGAATATGAGGAATCCGCTCTTTCTGCGACTGCAACGGAGATGGCAGCTTGTCCACAACGGTGAGCAGCACGGCGTTCGAAACAGGAAGCCACTGGCTCATAACGGTGTTGATCAGTTGCTTTGTGTCTTTTGATCTAAGGTCTCTTGGAAGCACCTTAATTCCGAGAGATTTCACAATCTTCTCGAGTTTCTCTGTGTCCTTATGCACCAAAATGGTGTCGTAGATGTGCCAAATGCTGTCCAGCACAAAGCTCACGAAAAGCGGCTTTAGAGTTCTACCTTTCAATGCCTTTGCCGGTATCACTTTTTTAGTCTTCGGGTCGAAGTAGAAGTCCCCCCAAAGACATTTCTGGAGCAAGTCTCTTTTGATACCCAACTTCTTTTCGTAAATCACTGCAAACTGAGCAATATTGAAACCCCAGCCGTCGATGGCAGAACCAAAAATAACGTTGTTCTTTTCAGGAGAAAAATAGATGTCCTCATCGTCCTTCTCGACGTATTCCTCCACCTCACCTCTCTCGACCTTTTCTCTCCACAGCATATCATCTTGCATTCTCTCTCCCGCAAAAAATGACCCAATGACCGAATTCACCTGCTCAATTATTTTGGAAAGATGCAAATAGGCCTCTATAGATGTCATTTGCAACTCTGTGATCAGTCTGTC
This portion of the Ogataea parapolymorpha DL-1 chromosome IV, whole genome shotgun sequence genome encodes:
- a CDS encoding Peroxisomal membrane protein PEX24, which codes for MSNSPPSSSSSGKGLSIPRKLALNAINEIQNRSNDYLLSKRGGKGLEEGRKRAALAAVISTVSSVGADRLTKADFDELRDLSEQESHDKVHFMDKLTNKLLDAIPRRSDESMDELRKRLEDRHRVEQPGLSIKRISRNFKTLSSKMDLVFSLQYSIIHVISWDKPSLTLTFLILYTWGCLMPYLFLVYPVFYVLTGVLIPNYLYRHPLAKPDIIPTRARGDSSIFGFLRTENAWELDRQRILLERSRTLERILSQELELSTISSRTSTDSEDEGSSSLFYEVFTADSKSNLVFKAVLEEDEETTEKGRTGVVDKVKLLINMRDLQNLTSDIIKMMTRMQDSIYENYSFKDEKRSTKHFFNLIALILITIVLGPYIPWRAIFIITVWVLILLKHPNRQHILKQLKPATKHKLPPKHRTEVKRRASRLGELIVDDPPQYRTIQIYQIEKQDLIKPSVYELYMYSSSIFNESDTLRIQKKDPRGLPISHWCKLPAQAGNSRKRIGQWTPIRDPGASKTVSWMRWRLTESGHMTSPASIVVAVLCVRLSDTAGHQKSDRGSTMIPEPVRRKAV
- a CDS encoding Ribosome assembly protein 1 produces the protein MHLTPDEIARLQAQTGNIRNICILAHVDHGKTTLSDSLLASNGIISQRMAGKVRYLDSRPDEQLRGITMESSAISLYFKTISRAQETSIVNEYLINLIDSPGHIDFSSEVSTASRLCDGAVVLVDVVEGVCSQTVTVLRQAWVDKLKPILVLNKIDRLITELQMTSIEAYLHLSKIIEQVNSVIGSFFAGERMQDDMLWREKVERGEVEEYVEKDDEDIYFSPEKNNVIFGSAIDGWGFNIAQFAVIYEKKLGIKRDLLQKCLWGDFYFDPKTKKVIPAKALKGRTLKPLFVSFVLDSIWHIYDTILVHKDTEKLEKIVKSLGIKVLPRDLRSKDTKQLINTVMSQWLPVSNAVLLTVVDKLPSPLQSQKERIPHILDPTPSSDMIDARLRKDMIECNSKGLVSCYVSKMISIPEDELPQNQKQAIGEEELLERGRKARLAALKAAEEAKKLEKSSENDDFGVVKDSGEVEWEFEQEEEGEEEMEVKKEVVIGFARIYSGTLSVGQELTVLEPKFDPLNPEEHTSHVTITHLYLLMGRELISLEEAPAGSIVGIGGLEGKVLKSGTLISPGVIGVNLAGINLNNPPIVKVAVEPVNPIHMDRLARGLELLNQADPCVQTYLEDTGEHILATAGELHLERCLKDLRERFAGIEITSSKPVIPFRETILANVDMNPPKSELGRGVVEIKLDKYRILLETRPLPEKATSFLLENKASIAKLVRRHIRGEDEEEAIVGSVLSKKEFSERLKEALEFGNKSKMKDNIDWTDSHLRVVSFAPKQVGPNILFDTPDNRLRRLLGTDSRSDKFEYEDSLLNGFQIACFEGPLTAEPTQGVALFVKSIQELDEPVPVNNVAGRLLGATKDAVHKGFLDWSPRLMLAMYSCDIQASADVLGKVYAVIQRRRGTIISEEMKEGTPFFTVSARIPVIEAFGFSEDIRKKTSGAASPQLVFTGFQIIDEDPFWIPTTEEELEELGEYAERENIARRYMNEVRRKKGLFVDEKVIQNAEKQRTLKKD